The proteins below are encoded in one region of Tursiops truncatus isolate mTurTru1 chromosome 12, mTurTru1.mat.Y, whole genome shotgun sequence:
- the LOC117314462 gene encoding heterogeneous nuclear ribonucleoprotein M-like, with translation MAAGVEAAAEVAATEPKMEEESGAPGVPSGNGAPGPKGEGERPAQNEKRKEKNIKRGGNRFEPYANPTKRYRAFITNIPFDVKWQSLKDLVKEKVGEVTYVELLMDAEGKSRGCAVVEFKMEESMKKAAEVLNKHSLSGRPLKVKEDPDGEHARRAMQKAGRLGSTVFVANLDYKVGWKKLKEVFSMAGVVVRADILEDKDGKSRGIGTVTFEQSIEAVQAISMFNGQLLFDRPMHVKMDERALPKGDFFPPERPQQLPHGLGGIGMGLGPGGQPIDANHLNKGIGMGNIGPAGMGMEGIGFGINKMGGMEGPFGGGMENMGRFGSGMNMGRINGGGGGSVPGIERMGPGIDRIGGAGMERMGAGLGHGMDRVGSEIERMGLVMDRMGSVERMGSGIERMGPLGLDHMASSIERMGQTMERIGSGVERMGAGMGFGLERMAAPIDRVGQTIERMGSGVERMGPAIERMGLSMERMVPAGMGAGLERMGPVMDRMATGLERMGANNLERMGLERMGANSLERMGLERMGANSLERMGPAMGPALGAGIERMGLAMGGGGGASFDRAIEMERGNFGGSFAGSFGGAGGHAPGVARKACQIFVRNLPFDFTWKMLKDKFNECGHVLYADIKMENGKSKGCGVVKFESPEVAERACRMMNGMKLSGREIDVRIDRNA, from the exons ATGGCGGCAGGGGTCGAAGCGGCAGCCGAGGTGGCGGCGACGGAGCCCAAAATGGAGGAGGAGAGCGGCGCGCCCGGCGTGCCGAGTGGCAACGGAGCTCCGGGCCCGAAAGGTGAAGGAGAACGACCAGCTCAGaatgagaagaggaaggagaaaaacataaaaagaggAGGCAATCGCTTTGAGCCGTATGCCAATCCAACTAAAAGATACAGAGCCTTCATTACAAACATACCTTTTGATGTGAAATGGCAGTCACTTAAAGACCTGGTTAAAGAAAAAGTTGGTGAGGTAACATACGTGGAGCTCTTAATGGACGCTGAAGGAAAGTCAAGGGGATGTGCCGTTGTTGAATTCAAGATGGAAGAGAGCATGAAAAAAGCTGCTGAAGTTCTAAACAAGCATAGTCTGAGTGGAAGACCACTGAAAGTCAAAGAAGATCCTGATGGTGAACATGCCAGGAGAGCAATGCAAAAG GCTGGAAGACTTGGAAGCACAGTATTTGTAGCAAATCTGGATTATAAAGTTGGCTGGAAGAAACTGAAGGAAGTTTTTAGTATGGCTGGTGTGGTGGTCCGAGCAGACATTCTTGAGGATAAAGATGGAAAAAGTCGTGGAATAGGCACTGTTACTTTTGAACAGTCCATTGAAGCTGTGCAAGCTATATCTATGTTTAATGGCCAACTGCTATTTGACAGACCAATGCACGTGAAAATGGATGAGAGGGCCTTACCAAAGGGAGATTTTTTCCCTCCTGAGCGTCCACAACAACTTCCCCATGGACTTGGTGGTATTGGCATGGGGTTAGGACCAGGAGGGCAGCCTATTGACGCCAATCATTTGAATAAAGGCATTGGAATGGGCAACATAGGACCCGCAGGAATGGGAATGGAAGGCATAGGatttggaataaataaaatgggaggCATGGAGGGACCCTTTGGTGGTGGTATGGAAAACATGGGTCGATTTGGATCTGGGATGAACATGGGCAGAATAAACGGTGGAGGCGGAGGCAGTGTCCCTGGAATTGAGAGGATGGGCCCCGGCATTGACCGCATTGGGGGTGCCGGCATGGAGCGCATGGGTGCAGGCCTGGGCCACGGCATGGATCGTGTGGGCTCTGAGATTGAGCGCATGGGCCTGGTCATGGACCGCATGGGCTCAGTCGAGCGCATGGGCTCCGGCATCGAGCGCATGGGCCCACTGGGCCTCGACCACATGGCCTCCAGCATCGAGCGCATGGGCCAGACCATGGAGCGCATCGGCTCTGGTGTGGAGCGCATGGGTGCCGGCATGGGCTTTGGCCTGGAGCGTATGGCCGCACCCATTGACCGTGTGGGCCAGACCATCGAGCGCATGGGCTCTGGCGTGGAGCGAATGGGCCCTGCCATCGAGCGCATGGGCCTGAGCATGGAGCGCATGGTGCCCGCAGGCATGGGGGCAGGCCTGGAGCGCATGGGCCCTGTGATGGATCGCATGGCCACCGGCCTGGAGCGCATGGGCGCCAACAACCTGGAGCGCATGGGCCTGGAGCGTATGGGCGCCAACAGTCTCGAGCGCATGGGCCTGGAGCGCATGGGCGCCAACAGCCTGGAGCGCATGGGTCCCGCCATGGGCCCGGCCCTGGGCGCTGGCATTGAGCGCATGGGCCTGGCCATGGGTGGTGGTGGCGGTGCCAGCTTTGACCGTGCCATCGAGATGGAGCGTGGCAACTTTGGAGGAAGCTTCGCAGGTTCCTTTGGTGGAGCCGGAGGCCATGCTCCTGGGGTGGCCAGGAAGGCCTGCCAGATATTTGTGAGAAATCTCCCATTTGATTTTACATGGAAGATGCTAAAAGACAAGTTCAACGAATGTGGCCACGTGCTGTATGCCGACATCAAGATGGAGAATGGGAAGTCCAAGGGGTGCGGTGTGGTTAAGTTTGAGTCGCCAGAGGTGGCTGAGAGAGCCTGCCGGATGATGAATGGGATGAAGCTGAGTGGCCGAGAGATTGATGTTCGAATCGATAGAAATGCTTAA